CCTACGGCTTCTACGAGGAGTTTGCAAAGGATAACGCTAAAGGTAGGCTTAGGGATGTCGTTTCGCACGACTGCTACGATAGCACCAGTAAGATAGCGGAGTACTGTGGTATTAGGAGCTTCTCCACCACCATCAGCACCGCCTGTTCGTCGGCTGCAAACGCCGTAATGCTGGGGGCTCGGCTCATTCGGCATGGCTACCTCGACTGTGTGGTTGTTGGTGGTACCGATGCGCTATGCAAGTTTACCCTTAACGGCTTTAGCTCGCTGATGATTCTCGACAGCCAAAAGTGCCGACCATTCGACAGCTCGCGTGCAGGGCTTAACCTTGGCGAGGGTGCCGGATATATCGTGCTTCAGCGTGCCGATACGCTAGCCCGTAAGCCCTACTGCCTGCTAGGTGGGTTTGCCAACGCCAACGATGCCTACCATCAAACGGCCTCTTCGGCCGAAGGTAACGGCGCCTACCTATCGATGAGCCAAGCATTAAAAATGAGCGGTCTGAAGCCAAGCGACATTGGCTACATTAACGTTCATGGAACAGGAACTCCCAATAACGACGCCTCGGAAGGTGCAGCCTTAAGGCGTCTGTTTGGCGAAAATGTTCCGCCATTTAGCTCAACAAAGTCGTATACCGGACACACCCTTGCTGCGGCAGGAGGAGTGGAGGCGGTGTACTCCATCCTTTCGATTGATAGGGGGATGGTTTTCCCAAACTTGAACTTTGCTACCCCCATAGAGGGGCTGGGGCTTATCCCCGAAACATCCTTTAGCGAAGGAAATGATATTAGCGCCGTTATGTCCAACTCGTTTGGCTTCGGAGGAAATAATTCATCACTAATATTTACGAAGCAAGATGGCTCTTTACATCAATAGCGCAAGCTCCTACCATGCGGAGTTAGACTTCAAAACGCTGATTCCTGACGCCAACATGCGCCGTAGGATGAGCTACGTTGTAAAGATGGGGGTAGGAACGGCAATGGACTGCATCGGTAGGGCATCGGTAGAACGTATTGATGCCATTATTACAGCCACTGGATTGGGGTGCTTGGCCGATAGCGAGAAGTTTCTAAAGTCGATTCAGGATAACAACGAGCAGCTGCTCAACCCAACGCCATTCATCCAATCTACCTTTAATACTATTGGCGGACAGGTTGCTCTTCTAACCAAAAGCCACTGCTACAACATGACCTACTCTCACCGCTTTTCGAGCTTCGAGAGCGCCCTGTTGGATGCGCTGATGATGGCCGAAGAGGGAGGTGCTGAGCATATTCTAGTGGGGGCTGCCGACGAGAAGACACCAACGCAGCTCAAGATAATGGAGCGCTTGGGTGCTTACCGCAACGGAAATACCCCAGACGAAGGAGCCTACTTCTTTATGCTAGGTTTGGCTCCTGCAACGGAGTGCCTAGGTGTCATAGAGGGGCTATATCTGGCAGGACAGGCCCCTGTAGGGGAGTTTGATATTACGATAAATGCAGGTAAGAGCTACCACACTGCTTCGGCGGCTGCCATGTTTAAGGCTACAGAAGCCATTAAGGATGGTGCTAAGCGGGTGTTGGTGGTTAACGACGAATTTAAAATAGCCTTAAGATGTATGTAGCCATTCTTATTGTCGGTCTTTTGCTCCTAGCGGTATATGCCTCGGTAAGCATCTCTTCCGGAGTATACCTTAAGGCTTTCTGTAGGGCAAAAGATGGCGGTAGGGCTATTGCGCTTACCTTTGATGATGGTCCCGATCCTACTTGGACACCTAAGGTGCTGGAGGTTCTTAGGCGCTACAACGTCAAGGCTACTTTTTTCTGTATAGGTGATAAGGTGGATAGACATCCCCTGCTGGCTAAGCAGCTGGTAGACGAAGGGCACCTTATTGGTAACCACACCTACCATCACGCCTCTTTCTTTCCTCTGCTAAGCCAAAAGAAGATGGTTGCTGAACTGCAACGGTGTGATGAGGCTATAGGAAAAGTTACAGGAGAGTTGGTAACGCTATTCCGACCTCCATTTGGGGTAACCAACCCTACTGTTGGTGCTGCAGTGCGAAAGCAGGCGTACAAGGTTATTGGATGGAGCATCCGATCGTTTGATACGGTTAAGTCGGAACGGGAGGTGGTGCTCCGTAGGATTTTAAAAAAGGCACATGCAGGTGGCGTTATTTTGATGCACGATAACCTCGAAGGCAGCGATTGGCTGGTGGAGCAGGTTATTCTCGGACTGCATGCTCAGGGATACGAGATAAAACGAATAGACGAACTTTTTGAAATATAGGATAAGATGAAATTTAAGCTACTCGCATTGATGTTGCTATGTACAACAGCCGCTTTTGCCCAAAACTATGGCAGTAAGATAGACCCTTCGCGCGGTTTCAGCGAGCGCCTAAAGAGTGCAAGCGACCGAACGCAATCTATCTCCTGCGACTTTGAGCAGGCTAAGTACATGTCTGTATTGGCCAAAACCAATAAATCGAAAGGAAAGTTCTTCTACAAAAAGAGCCAAAAGATATGCCTTGAGTATACCAACCCACAGGGCAACCTCATTGTCATGAATGGGGAGAAGTTCAAGATTCAAGCCAACGGAAAGGCCACCGTAGTAAAGATGAACGCAAACCCAATGATGCGCCAAATGGGGAGCATGCTAACGGCCTGCATGACCGGAAACCTAAGCCTATTTGGTAACCAGTCGGTCTCGGAGTACTACGAAACATCATCGCACTACACCGTTGTAATAACGCCTACCAACCGTAGGGTAAAGAGCTACCTAAAGCAGATAGTTCTTCGATTTGATAAGGATGATATGACCTTATCCTCCATGCGTATGAACGAGAATGATACCGACTACACGCTATACGAGTTCAGCGATAAGCGGATTAACGCCAACGTTGACGACGATAAATTTAAGATCTAGCTGGTTATGCTGCTAAAGAACCGCTTTTATACGGTAGAGAGTACCAGTACCGAAGGTAACTCCCATAAGCTGATGGTGAAGATTGACCCTTGTCATCCAATTTTTGATGGACACTTCCCTCAGCAGCCCGTTGTTCCGGGTGTTTGCACCATTCAGATGGTAAAGGAGTGCCTTAGCGATTTGCTAGGGAAGGAGGTTCGGTACACTTCCATACCTACGTGTAAGTTCATATCCTCAATCGTTCCGTCAAACGAGCTGGTGGAGTTGAGCATTGTGACGGGAAGCGAAAGCACCTTTAATACGGTGGTTTCCCTCAACGGGGCAGTCGTGCTCAAAATGAAAGCAAATTATACCGCGCAATGATCGATTGTAAAGATAGGCTGAAAGATTTAGGCGTTGTGGTGGTAATACCTACCTACAATAACCACGCTACGCTATTGGGGGTAATTGACGAGGTAGCCTGCTACTCCAACGATATAATTGTAGTAAACGATGGCTCTACCGATGGTACGGCCGATATCCTTGCCACCAAGCAGGGCATAACCCTGATATCGTATGCCAAGAATAGAGGCAAGGGGCATGCGCTTAAGGTAGGCTTACGTAGGGCGGCACAGTTGGGCTACCGCTACGCCATTACCATCGACTCCGATGGCCAGCACTATCCCGACGATATTCCTCTATTTATCGATCAGATAGAGAAGACTCCAGATGCTCTTATTGTTGGTGCTCGCAACCTTACAGCCGACAACATGCCGGGGAAAAACACCTTCGCCAATAAGTTCTCTAACTTTTGGTTTAAGGTCGAAACGGGGAAAACCATGCAGGATACCCAGTCGGGCTACCGGCTTTACCCCTTGAAGAAGATTGCGGGGATGCGCTTTGTTACCCCCCGATATGAGTTTGAGCTGGAGATTATTGTTCGCTGCGCCTGGAAGAGAATACCCGTTATAAATATCCCCATAAAGGTGTTCTACCCCAGTGAGGAGGAGCGGGTTTCCCACTTCCGTCCTTTACGCGACTTTACCCGTATAAGCATACTGAATACCTTTTTGGTTATTATTGCCCTGCTATACTACTACCCAGTTAGCTTCTTTAGGGCATTAACCAAGGAGAATATAAGGCAATTCATCCGCGATCATATAACGCACTCTAAGGAGTCTAACCTTCGGATAACCCTATCGGTTGGGTTGGGTATCTTCTTTGGTATTGTTCCCTTATGGGGGTGGCAGATGATATCGGCAGGTCTTACCGCCCACCTGTTGAGGCTTAACAAGGTTATTGCCGTTGCCGTATCCAACATCAGCATTCCGCCTATGATTCCATTCATACTTTATGGTAGCTTGGCAATGGGAGGTTTGGCGCTCGATAAGCCAACGCTGCTTCCCCTATCATCCATCAGCATCGAATCAATATCGGGTTGCATGTATCAGTATATCGTCGGAAGTGTGATACTGGCCGTTGTTGCCAGCGTTGTTCTCGGAACGATAACCTTTGTGATGCTCAACTTTTTTAGACGTAACCCACTTTAGCAATGGACACCTTTTTCATTAGAATATACAGTTACTTTTATAGTCGTAGGCCGCTTCTCTACTCGCTGATGGCTGGATGCATACTCTTCCTCTCATTCTTTGCCGTAAAGGTGAGCTTCGACGAGGATGTTACCAGCTTCTTCCCCGATGGTAAGGATAGCCAGAAGACAGCTTTGGTTTTTAAGAACCTAAAGGTAAAGGATAAGATAATCATCCTGTTTTCTGCGGCGGATACCACTAAGCCCTCCGATCCGGATAGGCTTATAGAGGCTAGCGAGGCCTTTGTTGGTAAGCTAAAGAGCTCGGCAGCGGCTCCCCTTATTAAGGATGTGGTTACCGAGGTTGATGCTACGGCAATGAGCCAGGTTACCGACTTCATCTATGCCAACCTCCCCATCTATCTTACCGATAGGGATTATAGCAAGCTCGATTCGATAACCTCACCCGAAGCTATCAAGCATAAGATGCAGGTTAACTACGAGAACCTGCTATCGCCAATGGGCGTTGCCCTCAAAGATATTGTAGTAAAAGATCCGATAGGGTTAGGAAATACGGCCTTGTCGGGATTAAAGGTTTTTGGTGATGCGGCCAGCTACACCATGTACGACGGCTATATCTTCTCGGAGGATATGTCGAAGATGCTGGTTATGATCGATCCCGTAAATGGAACGGGGAGCACCGGGAAAAATGAGGCGTTGATTGCTTCGATAGAGGAGAATGCCAAGAGGGTGATGCAGCAGCTGCCAGAGGTAAGCATCGAGCACTACGGAGGACCAAGTGTTGCCGTGTACAACGCCCGCCAGATAAAGAGGGATACCATGATTACCCTCACCATTGCAATCCTCATCATCATTGTATTTATCTCGTTGGCCTTCCGAAACTGGTGGGCAATGCTGCTCATATCGCTGCCTGTGCTCTTTGGTGGGTTGTTTGCCTTAGCGCTTATCTACTTCATTAATGGTTCGATATCCTCCATTGCAATTGGTGCCGGAGCCGCGGTATTTGGTATAGCCATGAGCTACTCCATTCACGTGCTGTCGCATCGCGAGCATACCAAGACAATTCCGCAGGTGATAGAGGAGCTGGCCTACCCGCTTACCATCGGTAGCTTTACAACTATAGGTGCATTTTTGGGGCTGCTCTTTACCAACTCGAAGCTTCTGCGCGATTTTGGCCTATTTGCGGCGCTATCGTTGGTGGGTACCACCATCTTCTGCTTGGTGTTTCTGCCCCACATGCTTTCGGAAAAGAGGCGCGAGAAGAAAAGCAAGCTGCTAAGCTGGATTGAGCGGGCAAACGGCTACCGCTTCGAATCGAACAGGTGGCTCATTGGCTTTATCGTTGTGCTTGTTGGGGTATGCCTCTTCTGGTATAATGATGTTCGCTTTGATAGCGATATGATGCACCTCAACTACGAGTCGCCAGCGCTTAAAAAGACCGAGCAGAAGATTAGCTCGTTATACAATAGCAATAATAAGAAGGTTCTTTTTGTATCGGCAAGTAGGAACAACGACAGCTTGCTTACCGCCTATGCCTCCATAAATCAGAAGCTGGCCTTGCTCCAGTCGGAGGGTAAGATAGAGCGATCGTTGTCTGCCCAGCAGTACTTGGTTCCTATCGAGGTGCAAAAGGAGCGCATAGCAAAATGGAACAGCTTCTGGACAAGGGAGCGTCGCGAGCGGGTATACGCGCTTGTTGAGGCCAACGCGGCGGCGCTACAGTTTGCCCCAGGATGCTTTAGTGGCTTTAAGGATATTCTCGCTAAGGCTTACCAGCCGATCTCCTTTTCGACAAAGGAGCTGGCAGCCTCGCCGCTGTTTAAGGACTGGGCCTCGTCGGCCGATTCGCTTTCGATGCTGATTACGCAGGTATCGGTAAAGAGCCAGTATAAGGAGGAGGTGTACCGTCAGCTTGCCTCGGAGAAGGATTTGGTGATTGTCGACCGCTCGTACTTTGCCCAAAAGATGGCGGCCTCGGTGAATAGCGACTTCAACCTGATACTTGGCATCTGCTCGGTGCTGGTGTTTCTGGCTTTGCTGCTTTCGTATGGTCGCATCGAGCTGGCGGCTATGGCATTTGTGCCAATGGCCATAAGCTGGGTCATCATACTTGGGCTGATGGCCATCTTGGGGATTGAGTTCAATATCGTAAATATCATCCTATCCACCTTTGTATTTGGTATTGGCGATGACTTTAGCATCTTTATTATGGATGGCCTGCTTAGCGAGTATAAGACGGGTAAAAAGATGTTCGCATCGCACAAGACGGCCATCTTCTTTTCGGCCTTTACTACCGTTGTGGGTATGGGGGCGTTGATCTTTGCCGGCCATCCGGCGCTACAGTCAATCTCGGTTATCTCGCTGCTAGGTATGGTTGCCGTGCTGCTTATCTCGTACACCATACAGCCCATTATATTCCGCTTCTTTATAACCCGACAGGTGAAGAAGGGCGGACTACCTTTTACCTTTTACGGAATTCTACGCTCCCTATTCGCTTACCTGTTCTTTCTATCTGGCTGCGTTCTGCTTCAGCTTCAGATGATCGTTTCATGGATTATCCCGGTAAGTAAAAAGCGTAAGAAGTACTGGTTTCATGTGTCGGTAAGCTATGCAACACGTGCTGTTGTAGATGTTATGTTTATGGTACGAAAGGTTCGCATTAATAGGCACGACGAAAGCTTTAAGAAGCCAGCTGTTATTGTTGCCAACCATCAGTCGTTTATCGATATACTTGTGCTTTTAGGGCTTAATCCTAAAACGGTAATGGTTACCAACGGCTGGGTTTGGCAATCGCCCTTTTTTGGACGTATTGTTCGCTTTGGCGACTTCTACCATACCGCCAACGGCTACGAGGCGTTGGCCGATTCTCTAAGGGAGAAGATTGCCGATGGCTATTCGGTGGTTGTCTTTCCGGAGGGAACGCGCTCGGTTGATGGCTCCATTAAGCGTTTCCATAAAGGGGCATTCTATCTGGCCGAGACGCTAAAGATGGATATCCTGCCCATTGTGCTTTACGGTAATGGCATGGTGATCTCCAAGCGTCAGCCGTTCTTCATAAAGAAGGGTACTATAGTTACCGATATTATGGAGCGCATACCCTACAACGACGACCGCTTTGGTGGCGGATATAAGGAGAAGGCCAA
This portion of the Alistipes sp. ZOR0009 genome encodes:
- a CDS encoding beta-ketoacyl-[acyl-carrier-protein] synthase family protein; translated protein: MQICVSGIGVVSSIGIGVDANVASLASQKDGMGSITLFDSTHNLPVSEVKASNGELMQLLSLPERSTYSRTALLGMLAANEALKDAAVDLDRFRVGLVSSTSVGGMDLTYGFYEEFAKDNAKGRLRDVVSHDCYDSTSKIAEYCGIRSFSTTISTACSSAANAVMLGARLIRHGYLDCVVVGGTDALCKFTLNGFSSLMILDSQKCRPFDSSRAGLNLGEGAGYIVLQRADTLARKPYCLLGGFANANDAYHQTASSAEGNGAYLSMSQALKMSGLKPSDIGYINVHGTGTPNNDASEGAALRRLFGENVPPFSSTKSYTGHTLAAAGGVEAVYSILSIDRGMVFPNLNFATPIEGLGLIPETSFSEGNDISAVMSNSFGFGGNNSSLIFTKQDGSLHQ
- a CDS encoding beta-ketoacyl synthase chain length factor translates to MALYINSASSYHAELDFKTLIPDANMRRRMSYVVKMGVGTAMDCIGRASVERIDAIITATGLGCLADSEKFLKSIQDNNEQLLNPTPFIQSTFNTIGGQVALLTKSHCYNMTYSHRFSSFESALLDALMMAEEGGAEHILVGAADEKTPTQLKIMERLGAYRNGNTPDEGAYFFMLGLAPATECLGVIEGLYLAGQAPVGEFDITINAGKSYHTASAAAMFKATEAIKDGAKRVLVVNDEFKIALRCM
- a CDS encoding polysaccharide deacetylase family protein, with the protein product MYVAILIVGLLLLAVYASVSISSGVYLKAFCRAKDGGRAIALTFDDGPDPTWTPKVLEVLRRYNVKATFFCIGDKVDRHPLLAKQLVDEGHLIGNHTYHHASFFPLLSQKKMVAELQRCDEAIGKVTGELVTLFRPPFGVTNPTVGAAVRKQAYKVIGWSIRSFDTVKSEREVVLRRILKKAHAGGVILMHDNLEGSDWLVEQVILGLHAQGYEIKRIDELFEI
- a CDS encoding LolA family protein; this encodes MKFKLLALMLLCTTAAFAQNYGSKIDPSRGFSERLKSASDRTQSISCDFEQAKYMSVLAKTNKSKGKFFYKKSQKICLEYTNPQGNLIVMNGEKFKIQANGKATVVKMNANPMMRQMGSMLTACMTGNLSLFGNQSVSEYYETSSHYTVVITPTNRRVKSYLKQIVLRFDKDDMTLSSMRMNENDTDYTLYEFSDKRINANVDDDKFKI
- a CDS encoding DUF2062 domain-containing protein; the encoded protein is MIDCKDRLKDLGVVVVIPTYNNHATLLGVIDEVACYSNDIIVVNDGSTDGTADILATKQGITLISYAKNRGKGHALKVGLRRAAQLGYRYAITIDSDGQHYPDDIPLFIDQIEKTPDALIVGARNLTADNMPGKNTFANKFSNFWFKVETGKTMQDTQSGYRLYPLKKIAGMRFVTPRYEFELEIIVRCAWKRIPVINIPIKVFYPSEEERVSHFRPLRDFTRISILNTFLVIIALLYYYPVSFFRALTKENIRQFIRDHITHSKESNLRITLSVGLGIFFGIVPLWGWQMISAGLTAHLLRLNKVIAVAVSNISIPPMIPFILYGSLAMGGLALDKPTLLPLSSISIESISGCMYQYIVGSVILAVVASVVLGTITFVMLNFFRRNPL
- a CDS encoding trifunctional MMPL family transporter/lysophospholipid acyltransferase/class I SAM-dependent methyltransferase, with amino-acid sequence MDTFFIRIYSYFYSRRPLLYSLMAGCILFLSFFAVKVSFDEDVTSFFPDGKDSQKTALVFKNLKVKDKIIILFSAADTTKPSDPDRLIEASEAFVGKLKSSAAAPLIKDVVTEVDATAMSQVTDFIYANLPIYLTDRDYSKLDSITSPEAIKHKMQVNYENLLSPMGVALKDIVVKDPIGLGNTALSGLKVFGDAASYTMYDGYIFSEDMSKMLVMIDPVNGTGSTGKNEALIASIEENAKRVMQQLPEVSIEHYGGPSVAVYNARQIKRDTMITLTIAILIIIVFISLAFRNWWAMLLISLPVLFGGLFALALIYFINGSISSIAIGAGAAVFGIAMSYSIHVLSHREHTKTIPQVIEELAYPLTIGSFTTIGAFLGLLFTNSKLLRDFGLFAALSLVGTTIFCLVFLPHMLSEKRREKKSKLLSWIERANGYRFESNRWLIGFIVVLVGVCLFWYNDVRFDSDMMHLNYESPALKKTEQKISSLYNSNNKKVLFVSASRNNDSLLTAYASINQKLALLQSEGKIERSLSAQQYLVPIEVQKERIAKWNSFWTRERRERVYALVEANAAALQFAPGCFSGFKDILAKAYQPISFSTKELAASPLFKDWASSADSLSMLITQVSVKSQYKEEVYRQLASEKDLVIVDRSYFAQKMAASVNSDFNLILGICSVLVFLALLLSYGRIELAAMAFVPMAISWVIILGLMAILGIEFNIVNIILSTFVFGIGDDFSIFIMDGLLSEYKTGKKMFASHKTAIFFSAFTTVVGMGALIFAGHPALQSISVISLLGMVAVLLISYTIQPIIFRFFITRQVKKGGLPFTFYGILRSLFAYLFFLSGCVLLQLQMIVSWIIPVSKKRKKYWFHVSVSYATRAVVDVMFMVRKVRINRHDESFKKPAVIVANHQSFIDILVLLGLNPKTVMVTNGWVWQSPFFGRIVRFGDFYHTANGYEALADSLREKIADGYSVVVFPEGTRSVDGSIKRFHKGAFYLAETLKMDILPIVLYGNGMVISKRQPFFIKKGTIVTDIMERIPYNDDRFGGGYKEKAKGVGALVREQYGKLCDEFGKSDNPYFFEALTNSYTYKGPVLEWYIKVKVRMERRYRIFDSLIPSNATITDIGCGYGPLCFMLSLYSPQRTILGIDYDEEKIAVANHSFLKTDKLTFVCANAAQYELPCSDVFVLNDVLHYMAMDVQLALIEKCVAALNPAGKIIIRDGDTSKKDKHEVTKLTEKLSTEVFKFNKTEGELCFSSADQIRAAAQACGLTVSTMDNDVHTSNTIYILQKP